The Nocardioides panzhihuensis genome has a segment encoding these proteins:
- the hemG gene encoding protoporphyrinogen oxidase: MRVIVVGAGIAGLTAARDLSLKGHRVTVLEASDRVGGKIRGESVAGRTVDVGAEAMLNRRPEGVSLAQELGLEVVHPTDAKSSIWSRGALRPIPRSIMGVPLDLAALEASGVLSEETLEVVRREPTLPPAKTDEDISVGDFIASRFGDETADRLADPLLAGVYAGHARAISVKAAAPQLFMLAEKGSLLEAAAALPNSTVPVFAGIKGGMSGLPEALAEGLDVRLDTPVDMVTRTLQGFLVEIGDEVEAADAVVVATPAPVAARLLRSTAPSVARELSGIETASVAVVTFAFPELPASLAGKSGFLVPPVEECAIKASTFSFAKWAWVGERGNYLRTSIGRHGEPPADDDDRLVADSLAALERIAGITAKPTDVHVQRWTDALPQYPVGHLDRVARIRQGLRAVPGLALAGASYDGVGIPATIGSAHRAATELTRG, translated from the coding sequence GTGCGTGTCATCGTTGTCGGAGCGGGGATCGCCGGGCTGACCGCGGCCCGCGATCTGTCCCTGAAGGGCCACCGGGTCACGGTGCTGGAGGCCTCTGACCGTGTCGGCGGAAAGATCCGCGGAGAGTCGGTCGCCGGGCGGACGGTCGACGTCGGGGCCGAGGCGATGCTCAACCGTCGGCCCGAAGGGGTCTCGCTCGCCCAAGAGCTCGGGCTCGAGGTGGTGCACCCCACGGATGCCAAGTCGTCGATCTGGTCGCGTGGGGCGCTGCGGCCGATCCCGCGCTCGATCATGGGAGTGCCACTCGACCTGGCCGCGCTGGAGGCGTCCGGTGTCCTCTCCGAGGAGACCCTGGAGGTCGTACGCCGCGAACCCACCCTTCCACCCGCCAAGACCGATGAGGACATCTCCGTCGGCGACTTCATCGCGTCCCGGTTCGGGGACGAGACGGCCGACCGGCTGGCAGACCCGTTGCTGGCGGGGGTCTACGCCGGCCACGCCCGCGCGATCTCGGTGAAGGCGGCCGCACCGCAGCTGTTCATGCTGGCCGAGAAGGGGTCGCTGCTGGAGGCCGCAGCAGCGCTCCCGAACTCGACCGTCCCGGTGTTCGCCGGGATCAAGGGTGGGATGTCAGGGCTGCCCGAGGCGCTCGCCGAGGGACTGGACGTCCGGCTCGACACCCCTGTCGACATGGTCACGCGCACGCTGCAGGGCTTCCTGGTCGAGATCGGCGACGAGGTCGAAGCGGCCGACGCCGTGGTGGTCGCCACTCCTGCACCGGTCGCCGCGAGGCTGCTCCGCTCGACCGCCCCGTCGGTCGCCCGCGAGCTGTCCGGGATCGAGACCGCGAGCGTGGCCGTGGTGACCTTCGCCTTCCCCGAGCTGCCGGCCTCGTTGGCCGGCAAGTCCGGATTCCTGGTCCCGCCCGTCGAGGAGTGCGCGATCAAGGCCTCCACCTTCTCCTTCGCCAAGTGGGCATGGGTGGGGGAGCGCGGCAACTACCTGCGTACGTCCATCGGGCGCCACGGCGAGCCGCCCGCGGACGACGACGACCGCCTGGTCGCCGACTCCCTGGCCGCCCTCGAGCGGATCGCCGGCATCACCGCGAAGCCCACCGACGTGCACGTCCAGCGCTGGACCGACGCGCTCCCGCAGTATCCCGTCGGCCACCTCGACCGCGTCGCCCGCATCCGGCAGGGCCTTCGGGCCGTCCCAGGCCTCGCTCTCGCCGGGGCCTCCTACGACGGCGTCGGCATCCCCGCCACGATCGGTTCGGCCCATCGAGCGGCCACGGAACTGACGCGCGGCTGA
- a CDS encoding LLM class flavin-dependent oxidoreductase yields MSTLKFHWFLPTNGGDGRHVIGGGHGVSALASGRPATVPYLGQIARSAEQLGFEAALTPTGAWCEDAWVTTAMLSSLSERLKFLVAFRPDSVSPYLAAQMAGTFQNLSGQRLLLNVVTGGEDHEQRMYGDFLSKDERYERCGEFLHIVRRLWAGETVTFSGKHLSVENARLEQRPTPVPDVYFGGSSPAALDVAAEHADVYLTWGEPPAAVAEKIAKVQKLAADRGRELRFGIRLHSIARDTSAAAWAEADRLLENISDADIERVQAGLSRSVSEGQQRMLELNQGSRDGLEVHPNLWAGIGLVRGGAGTALVGSYTEIADLIEDYHSVGISEFVLSGYPHLEESYWFGEGVLPELARRGLWSHPAPVAGRGAAVPFGAAAQ; encoded by the coding sequence ATGAGCACGCTCAAGTTCCACTGGTTCCTCCCGACCAACGGCGGCGACGGCCGTCACGTGATCGGCGGCGGTCACGGCGTCAGCGCGCTGGCGTCGGGCCGTCCGGCGACGGTGCCCTACCTCGGCCAGATCGCCCGCAGCGCCGAGCAGCTCGGCTTCGAGGCGGCGCTGACGCCGACCGGCGCGTGGTGCGAGGACGCCTGGGTGACGACCGCGATGCTCAGCTCCCTCTCGGAGCGGCTGAAGTTCCTGGTCGCCTTCCGGCCCGACTCGGTCTCGCCCTACCTGGCCGCGCAGATGGCGGGCACCTTCCAGAACCTGTCGGGGCAGCGGCTGCTGCTCAACGTCGTCACGGGTGGTGAGGATCATGAGCAGCGGATGTACGGCGACTTCCTCTCCAAGGACGAGAGATATGAGCGGTGCGGGGAGTTCCTGCACATCGTCCGCCGGCTGTGGGCAGGTGAGACCGTGACCTTCTCCGGCAAGCACCTCTCGGTGGAGAACGCGCGCCTCGAGCAACGGCCGACGCCGGTCCCGGACGTCTACTTCGGCGGCTCCTCGCCTGCGGCACTGGACGTCGCCGCCGAGCATGCCGACGTCTACCTGACCTGGGGCGAGCCGCCGGCCGCGGTGGCGGAGAAGATCGCGAAGGTGCAGAAGCTGGCCGCCGACCGCGGCCGCGAGCTCCGGTTCGGGATCCGCCTGCACTCGATCGCGCGAGACACCTCCGCGGCCGCCTGGGCGGAGGCCGACCGGCTGCTGGAGAACATCTCAGACGCGGACATCGAGCGTGTCCAGGCGGGGCTGTCCCGCAGCGTCTCCGAGGGACAGCAGCGGATGCTCGAGCTCAACCAGGGCTCGCGCGACGGGCTCGAGGTCCACCCCAACCTGTGGGCCGGCATCGGGCTGGTCCGAGGCGGTGCCGGGACGGCGCTGGTCGGGTCCTACACCGAGATCGCCGATCTGATCGAGGACTACCACTCCGTCGGGATCTCGGAGTTCGTGCTCTCGGGCTACCCGCACCTGGAGGAGTCCTACTGGTTCGGCGAAGGGGTCCTGCCCGAGCTCGCCCGCCGCGGCCTGTGGTCCCACCCTGCACCTGTCGCCGGCCGAGGGGCGGCGGTGCCATTCGGTGCCGCGGCCCAGTAG
- a CDS encoding MFS transporter, with translation MSATAANPKRVALAASVGATIEWYDFFLYGTAAGLVFDKLYFNGLSGTAATFASFGTFAVGFLARPVGGLIFGHFGDRIGRKTMLIWTLVIMGVGTSLVGLLPTYDSIGVLAPIALVVLRILQGIGVGGEYGGAVLLATEYAPAGRRGLYGSFAHIGVPGGLVLASGAFAVASQLPDEAFLAWGWRVCFLISIVLLAIGAWIRLAIMETPSFQEVQAEKKVSKLPVAELFRRQPRTLLLGMGTRFVEGFTYNLYSVFLLSYAVADAGLSRSVVLNAIMAGALVGVGTTVVAGALSDRFGRRPVYTVGALLGLLIAFPAAAAVQSGAVVPSVAAFVGGLGLVYGTVYGPLAAFWSELFDTRYRFSALNALYQISGVVASGLTPLIAAALVALSDDRSLWWVAGYNVVVAVISLTCMWLLPETRGERLRDTAVDEARAVPARSVVAR, from the coding sequence ATGTCAGCCACCGCTGCCAATCCCAAACGGGTCGCGCTCGCGGCCTCGGTCGGCGCCACCATCGAGTGGTACGACTTCTTCCTCTACGGCACCGCTGCCGGCCTCGTCTTCGACAAGCTCTACTTCAACGGACTCAGCGGCACCGCCGCGACCTTCGCCTCCTTCGGCACCTTCGCCGTCGGGTTCCTGGCCCGCCCGGTCGGAGGGCTGATCTTCGGGCACTTCGGGGACCGGATCGGTCGTAAGACCATGCTGATCTGGACGCTCGTGATCATGGGCGTGGGTACGTCGCTGGTCGGGCTGCTCCCGACGTACGACTCCATTGGGGTGCTCGCCCCGATCGCGCTCGTGGTGCTGCGGATCCTGCAGGGGATCGGCGTCGGAGGCGAGTACGGGGGTGCTGTCCTGCTGGCCACCGAGTACGCCCCCGCCGGGCGCCGTGGGCTCTATGGAAGCTTCGCGCACATCGGCGTCCCGGGTGGGCTGGTGCTCGCCTCGGGGGCGTTCGCGGTGGCCTCGCAGCTGCCGGACGAGGCGTTCCTGGCGTGGGGCTGGCGGGTCTGCTTCCTGATCTCGATCGTGCTGCTCGCCATCGGCGCCTGGATCCGGCTCGCGATCATGGAGACGCCGTCGTTCCAGGAGGTCCAGGCGGAGAAGAAGGTCTCCAAGCTGCCGGTCGCCGAGCTCTTCCGGCGGCAGCCGCGCACGCTTCTGCTCGGGATGGGCACGCGGTTCGTGGAGGGGTTCACCTACAACCTCTACTCGGTCTTCCTGCTCTCCTACGCGGTGGCGGACGCCGGTCTGAGCCGGTCGGTGGTGCTCAACGCGATCATGGCCGGCGCGCTGGTGGGCGTGGGAACGACGGTCGTCGCCGGGGCGCTGAGCGACCGGTTCGGCCGACGACCGGTTTATACGGTCGGTGCCCTGCTCGGGCTGCTGATCGCCTTCCCGGCCGCGGCCGCGGTGCAGTCGGGGGCGGTGGTGCCGTCGGTGGCGGCGTTCGTCGGCGGCCTCGGCCTGGTCTACGGCACCGTCTACGGGCCGTTGGCGGCATTCTGGAGCGAGCTCTTCGACACGCGCTACCGGTTCTCCGCGCTCAACGCCCTCTACCAGATCTCCGGAGTGGTGGCCTCGGGGCTGACGCCGTTGATCGCGGCTGCCCTGGTGGCGCTCTCCGACGACCGCTCGCTGTGGTGGGTCGCCGGCTACAACGTCGTGGTCGCCGTGATCAGTCTGACCTGCATGTGGCTGCTGCCGGAGACTCGTGGCGAGAGGCTGCGGGACACGGCGGTGGACGAGGCGCGGGCAGTGCCCGCGCGATCGGTGGTGGCACGATGA
- a CDS encoding flavin reductase family protein — translation MTSPLRTNQDLDPAALRQAFGVFPSGVVAVAAVVDHRPVGLAASSFTSVSLDPPLVSFSVANTSKTWPDLRRSAHLGVTVLAEHHGEVCRQLAGPVESRFDGLVVSSSGDGALTLDEGLAQFDCTIYREVEAGDHIVVLLRLHAADHGAGQPLVFHRSNFGKLAG, via the coding sequence ATGACCAGTCCGCTGCGTACGAACCAGGATCTCGACCCGGCCGCGCTGCGGCAGGCCTTCGGGGTCTTCCCCAGCGGGGTGGTGGCGGTCGCCGCGGTCGTCGACCACCGCCCGGTCGGGCTGGCCGCGTCCTCGTTCACCTCGGTGTCCCTGGATCCGCCGCTGGTCTCCTTCTCGGTGGCCAACACCTCGAAGACGTGGCCCGACCTGCGGCGCTCCGCGCACCTGGGTGTCACCGTCCTCGCCGAGCACCACGGCGAGGTCTGCCGCCAGCTCGCCGGTCCGGTCGAGTCGCGATTCGACGGCCTCGTGGTGAGCTCGTCCGGTGATGGTGCGCTCACCCTGGACGAGGGCCTGGCCCAGTTCGACTGCACCATCTACCGCGAGGTCGAGGCAGGCGACCACATCGTCGTACTCCTCCGTCTCCACGCCGCCGACCACGGCGCCGGCCAGCCGCTGGTCTTCCACCGCTCCAACTTCGGGAAGCTGGCCGGCTGA
- a CDS encoding protein TPRXL has protein sequence MSETAPAPQSSLREVLGGAKDPDFKLRLLPGWERHSPDEADRTAMDAALKKRFMSINRPELHASMRAQLDQAYTLMKQQQVKAYFAATAQTDSLAIIPAAIVATTFHAHGGGTLDTHVAGMIRDHGAKPLFGDKRFIRYERESTRTAEGDEPIVVTSIVYMTPIPGSKRRRGLQLTATLARPMEMAATDEKFVAWKLALDVCVSTLRWVPAA, from the coding sequence TTGTCTGAGACAGCACCCGCCCCGCAGTCCTCGCTACGCGAGGTGCTCGGTGGCGCCAAGGACCCGGATTTCAAGCTGAGGCTCCTCCCCGGCTGGGAACGACACTCCCCAGATGAGGCCGACCGGACCGCGATGGACGCGGCGCTGAAGAAGCGCTTCATGAGCATCAACCGGCCCGAGCTCCATGCCTCCATGCGGGCGCAGCTCGATCAGGCGTACACGCTCATGAAGCAGCAGCAGGTCAAGGCCTACTTCGCCGCGACCGCCCAGACCGACAGTCTCGCCATCATCCCGGCGGCGATCGTCGCGACGACGTTCCACGCCCACGGCGGTGGGACTCTCGACACCCACGTCGCCGGGATGATCCGTGACCACGGCGCCAAGCCGCTGTTCGGCGACAAGCGGTTCATCCGATACGAGCGCGAGTCGACCCGAACCGCCGAGGGCGACGAGCCCATTGTCGTGACCTCGATCGTCTACATGACCCCGATCCCTGGCTCGAAACGGCGCCGGGGGCTTCAGCTCACCGCCACCCTGGCGCGGCCGATGGAGATGGCGGCGACCGACGAGAAGTTCGTGGCATGGAAGCTGGCGCTGGACGTCTGCGTCTCGACGCTGCGGTGGGTGCCGGCGGCCTGA